A DNA window from Streptomyces parvus contains the following coding sequences:
- a CDS encoding SDR family NAD(P)-dependent oxidoreductase has product MTSTRFDGYSVLITAAGQGIGAATAHRLAAEGASVLVTDLDAKRASDTAAAIREAGGTAASLACDVADRTAVEAAVAYAVERFGRLDVLVNNAYAASEDTELFEDEPDEQWERDLDITLSGPFRCARAALPHLVASGRGAIVTIGSVNGEQDFGGHAYSAAKAGLASLTRTLAGHAGPRGVRVNLVAPGTIRTDAWAGRDAELARAAALYPLGRIGTPEDIASAVAFLASSDASWITGTTLRVDGGILAVNTGFRQAMGQP; this is encoded by the coding sequence ATGACATCTACGCGCTTCGACGGATACAGCGTCCTGATCACCGCCGCGGGCCAGGGAATCGGCGCGGCAACAGCCCACCGCCTGGCGGCGGAAGGCGCCTCGGTCCTCGTCACGGACCTGGACGCGAAGCGCGCGTCCGACACGGCTGCGGCGATACGCGAGGCGGGCGGCACCGCCGCCTCCCTCGCCTGCGACGTCGCCGACCGGACGGCGGTGGAGGCGGCGGTGGCCTACGCGGTCGAGAGGTTCGGCCGGCTCGACGTCCTGGTCAACAACGCGTACGCGGCGAGCGAGGACACCGAACTCTTCGAGGACGAGCCGGACGAGCAGTGGGAACGCGATCTGGACATCACGCTCTCCGGCCCGTTCCGCTGCGCCCGCGCCGCCCTGCCGCACCTCGTCGCCTCGGGCCGGGGGGCGATCGTCACCATCGGCTCGGTCAACGGTGAACAGGACTTCGGCGGCCACGCGTACAGCGCCGCGAAGGCGGGCCTGGCCAGCCTGACCCGTACGCTGGCGGGCCACGCGGGACCGCGCGGCGTACGGGTCAACCTGGTCGCCCCCGGCACGATCCGCACCGACGCCTGGGCCGGCCGCGACGCCGAGTTGGCCCGGGCGGCGGCCCTCTACCCCCTGGGCCGCATCGGCACGCCGGAGGACATCGCGTCGGCCGTGGCCTTCCTCGCCTCGTCCGACGCATCGTGGATCACGGGGACGACGCTGCGCGTGGACGGCGGGATCCTCGCGGTGAACACGGGCTTCCGGCAGGCGATGGGGCAGCCGTAA
- a CDS encoding serine hydrolase domain-containing protein, producing the protein MDVRGTVAPGYEPVADAFVRNFEQRGDRGAAVAVYRHGRKVVDLWAGTRDVDGSEPWAVDTVQIVRSAGKGIAAAVPLLLHQRGQVDLDAPVSTYWPEFKANGKERVLVRDLLAHRAGVPALDRTLTPAEAADGVSGPAAVAAQRPQWEPGTDHGYHAQTYSWLIGELVRRATGRTIGRWIAEEIARPLGLDFWFGLPADEAHRIGRIGPVEPPAATAASGALRVRPKRSVVEAYRDPESLTRRAFGAIDPFPDENDPAYRAAELPASGGIATARGLARCYAAMIGPVDGHRRLFAPATLTLARTEESAGPDRVLVVNTRYGLGYMLHGPAAPLLGPGSFGHPGRGGSLGFADPESGIALGYVTNGLQKGVTADPRAQALVRAVRSAL; encoded by the coding sequence GTGGACGTCCGGGGCACGGTGGCCCCCGGATACGAACCGGTCGCGGACGCCTTCGTCCGCAACTTCGAGCAGCGCGGCGACCGCGGCGCGGCCGTCGCCGTCTACCGCCACGGACGCAAGGTCGTCGACCTGTGGGCCGGTACGAGAGACGTCGACGGCAGCGAGCCGTGGGCCGTCGACACCGTCCAGATCGTCCGCTCGGCCGGCAAGGGCATCGCCGCCGCCGTCCCGCTCCTCCTCCACCAGCGCGGGCAGGTGGACCTGGACGCCCCGGTCTCCACCTACTGGCCGGAGTTCAAGGCGAACGGCAAGGAACGCGTCCTCGTCCGCGACCTCCTCGCCCACCGGGCCGGGGTCCCGGCCCTGGACCGCACCCTCACCCCCGCCGAGGCCGCCGACGGGGTCTCCGGACCGGCGGCCGTGGCGGCGCAGCGCCCGCAGTGGGAGCCCGGAACCGACCACGGCTACCACGCCCAGACCTACAGCTGGCTGATCGGCGAACTGGTCCGCCGGGCCACGGGCCGCACCATCGGCCGCTGGATCGCCGAGGAGATCGCCCGCCCGCTCGGCCTCGACTTCTGGTTCGGGCTCCCCGCCGACGAGGCCCACCGCATCGGCCGCATCGGCCCCGTGGAACCCCCGGCCGCGACCGCCGCGTCGGGTGCCCTGCGCGTACGCCCCAAACGCTCGGTCGTCGAGGCCTACCGCGACCCGGAGTCGCTCACCCGGCGGGCGTTCGGGGCGATCGACCCGTTCCCCGACGAGAACGACCCCGCCTACCGCGCGGCCGAACTCCCGGCGTCGGGCGGCATCGCGACCGCCCGGGGCCTGGCCCGCTGCTACGCCGCGATGATCGGCCCCGTCGACGGCCACCGCCGCCTGTTCGCCCCCGCCACGCTCACCCTGGCCCGCACGGAGGAGTCGGCCGGCCCGGACCGGGTCCTGGTCGTCAACACCCGTTACGGCCTGGGCTACATGCTGCACGGCCCGGCCGCCCCGCTGCTGGGCCCCGGCTCCTTCGGCCACCCGGGACGGGGAGGCTCCCTCGGCTTCGCCGACCCCGAGTCCGGCATCGCGCTCGGCTATGTCACCAACGGCCTCCAGAAGGGAGTCACCGCCGACCCCCGTGCCCAGGCCCTGGTCAGAGCAGTACGGTCGGCGCTATGA
- a CDS encoding N-acetyltransferase gives MIDHEHTDRTGRPVTLHEVDADNWRAVADCAPRDDQRDWVPALAARYLVLSSREDTWNSLAVLAGDEVTGHIMWARDEDGSHWIGGMLIDAAHQGAGIGRAAVLTLADWLSAREPGTAVRLSYAPENEAAAHLYTALGFRPTGVEEDGETVAEWT, from the coding sequence ATGATCGACCACGAGCACACCGACAGAACCGGCCGCCCCGTCACCCTCCACGAGGTGGACGCGGACAACTGGCGGGCCGTCGCCGACTGCGCGCCCCGCGACGACCAGCGCGACTGGGTCCCCGCCCTGGCCGCCCGCTACCTCGTCCTGAGCAGCCGCGAGGACACCTGGAACTCCCTGGCGGTCCTCGCGGGCGACGAGGTGACCGGCCACATCATGTGGGCCCGGGACGAGGACGGTTCGCACTGGATCGGCGGCATGCTGATCGACGCCGCCCACCAGGGCGCGGGCATCGGCCGGGCCGCCGTACTCACCCTGGCCGACTGGCTGTCGGCCCGCGAGCCCGGCACCGCCGTACGCCTCTCGTACGCCCCGGAGAACGAGGCGGCCGCGCACCTGTACACCGCGCTCGGCTTCCGGCCGACGGGGGTGGAGGAGGACGGGGAGACCGTGGCGGAGTGGACGTAG
- a CDS encoding GNAT family N-acetyltransferase has protein sequence MTISTTGERAGEDAYEIDTDPDRIDIGLVHHWLSTDAFWALGRSRDLVERSLRGSLNFGVYDGEGTQVAYARVVTDQATFAWLCDVYVDPAHRGRGLGVRLATAVRDHLAPYGLKRTLLATLDAHELYAKVGFAPVPDPQMLMMLGPAT, from the coding sequence ATGACCATCTCCACGACCGGCGAGCGGGCCGGCGAAGACGCGTACGAGATCGACACCGACCCGGACCGCATCGACATCGGCCTCGTGCACCACTGGCTCTCCACCGACGCCTTCTGGGCGCTCGGCCGCAGCCGAGACCTTGTGGAGCGGTCCCTGCGCGGATCGCTCAACTTCGGTGTGTACGACGGCGAGGGGACGCAGGTCGCCTACGCCCGCGTCGTCACCGACCAGGCCACCTTCGCCTGGCTCTGCGACGTCTACGTGGACCCCGCGCACCGCGGGCGGGGCCTCGGCGTACGCCTGGCGACCGCCGTCCGCGACCACCTCGCCCCGTACGGACTCAAGCGGACCCTGCTCGCCACGCTCGACGCCCACGAGCTGTACGCCAAGGTCGGGTTCGCCCCCGTCCCCGACCCGCAGATGCTGATGATGCTCGGCCCGGCGACGTAG
- a CDS encoding SsgA family sporulation/cell division regulator yields MSPVIEEHARARLITDGPLTRPVPVDLRYDPADERRTVHIGLPDGTDWAFGRDLLERGLRTPIERGDVRVWPCGRTQLIVELHSTDGVEVFQFEIRTLIRFLARTRTQTPAASPDAGGEPRQPSRTTRPDQGADQARGAQPAHG; encoded by the coding sequence ATGTCCCCTGTGATCGAAGAACACGCACGCGCCCGGCTCATCACCGATGGCCCGCTCACCCGTCCGGTCCCCGTCGACCTGCGCTACGACCCGGCCGACGAGCGGCGCACCGTCCACATAGGTCTGCCCGACGGCACCGACTGGGCGTTCGGCCGCGACCTCCTGGAACGCGGTCTGCGCACGCCGATCGAGCGCGGCGACGTCCGCGTCTGGCCCTGCGGCCGTACACAGCTGATCGTGGAGCTGCATTCGACGGACGGGGTCGAGGTGTTCCAGTTCGAGATCCGGACCCTGATCCGCTTCCTCGCCCGCACCCGTACGCAGACGCCCGCGGCATCACCGGACGCGGGCGGCGAACCGCGGCAGCCGTCCCGCACGACCCGTCCGGACCAGGGCGCCGACCAGGCGCGGGGCGCCCAGCCCGCTCACGGCTGA